In Chryseobacterium sp., the genomic window ACGCGTAATATTATGGATGAATACAGCAAAGAGTTTCTTGAACATTATGTAGCCAATTTTACGGATACCACAAAAGTTCAAATGGGCAAAAGGCAAATGGAGAAAAACCATCGTATGTATGAGTTTTTATTTGAACAGACCAGCATTAAAGCAGATATGATCAGGGAAAAACATTTTCTTGTAGAAGTTCCGCTGCATAAACTGACTGCTCCTACATTGTTATTGTATGGCGCTGATTCCAACTGCAGACCTACAGGAGAATGGCTGCAAACACAGATCAGTGGATCTGAACTTGAATTAATACCGGGCGATCACAACATTCCTATCCAGGAACCTCATCTGATCGCAGAAACCATCGCTCAATTTTTATCTAAAATCTTAACACAAAACCATGGCTAAATTTGCATTTATAGTTCCACCATTGACAGGACATGTCAACCCTACCCTAAGCATCGGTGCTACACTACTGGAAAGAGGACATGAAGTAGCCTGGATCAGCCTTGACCCTACTTTAGAGGCTAAACTTCCCGAGGGAGGAAAATTATTACTGATCCAGTACGATCAGACCGACGAAGAAAAGAAAGAAAGTGAGCAATATCTCGATATTATTTCCAAAAAAGTGGTGTATGGCATAGACAGCGTTAAGTTCCTTTACGAAGAGGTTCTTATTCCGCTGAACAGACATTGCTATAAAGGGATTGTTGCTTTATTAAAAACAGAGCAGCCCGATTTGATCATCGGTGATCATCAGCTATTTGCTGCCCCGGTTGCGGCAAAGGCTCTTGGAATCCCTTATGCAACTTCCGTTACTGCTCCGGCAGCCATTAAAATTATGAATGAGCTTCCTAAGGTACACGAATGGGAAGTGAATCAAATCATCGACTTGCAGAAAGAGCTTGGTTTCCATGAAGAACGTTCTCTGGCGACTTCAGATCTTCTGACCCTTGTTTTAACCTCGAATTATTTCTTTGGTGACATGGAAGATCTGGCACCTCAATATAAATTCACAGGACCAGTTCTCACAGAGCGTCGTATTTCTTGTGAGTTCGATTGGGACAGATTGAAAAATGCTACTAACAAAAAGATCCTGGTAAGCATTGGAACTACCTTCGATCACGATCATAAAAAAGCATTCTTCCAGAAGGTCATTGATGCCTTTAAAGACGAAGATTTAACCGTTGTAGTCGTTTCTGATCCACAGCTTTTCGAGCAGTGGCCGGAAAACTTCATGGTCTATCAGCAGGTTCCGCAATTGGATTTATTACCTCATCTTGACGGTGTGGTATGCCATGGCGGTCACAATACCGTATCTGAAACCTTATCAAACGGAATTCCTTTGGTTGTGATCCCGATTGCGTATGACCAGTCGCATGTTGCAGGACGTGTGGTGCGTACAGAAGCGGGTGAACGTCTTAATTTTAACCGATTTAAAGCCAATCACCTGAAAGAAGCTGTACAACAGATTTTAAATAATCCAAGCTATCGTAAAGCAGCTCAGAAGGTAGGACAGTCTTTTGTGGAAGCCGGAGGTGCAGCTACTGCCGCGAATTTATTGGAACAGGCTATCTCAAAGGCTTCAAAACCTGAAAAACCAGTCTAAGTTTTTATTCGTTATTCCTCCCTTTTTCGGACACGTGAGCCCTACATTAAGTGTAGGAGCGAGTCTGATTGCGCGTGGTCATGAAGTAAAATGGTTCGGGATTACCCCTTTAGACAGCAAACATATTCCTGAAGGAGGTTCTTATTTTTATCCTGAACAAGATCTTATTCCGTATCAGGAGGAAATTGCCCGTATTTTAAAAAGACAGGACGACGGACCGGCATGTTCCGGACCTGAAGTGATGAAACTGGCACTGGAAGAAACGTATGTTCCTTTTGCTAAAATGATGATGCCGGGATTAACCAGACTGACAGAAAGCTGGATGCCTGATGTGATCGTGAATGACTGTATTACTTTTGGAGGAGCCCTTTTTGCCCACAAACATCATATTCCCTGTGTAACCACTACTCCTGTTCCACCGGATGTCATGGGAGATACCGAAAAAAGTGCCCCTAAAATCTGGGAATGGCAGCAAAACCTGATCAAAGACTTACAAAAAGAAGTAGGCATTCATGAAGAAGGTATTTATATCCATTCTCATAAACTGAATATGGTTTTCACCTCCCAGGCTTTTGCAGGGTTTGAAACCGTTCCTTCTCATATGAAGTTTGTAGGTCCGGTGAAAGGCCGTCCGAACGATGCGCCATTTGACTGGGATAAATTGAACGCCTCCACTACTCCAAAGATATTTGTATCATTAGGCACATTGTTGGTGGATATAAGAAAATCCTTCTTTGAAAAGATCATCGCAGCATTTGCCGGCCAGCCTGTTACGGTAGTGGCTGCTACTCCACCGGAAATCTTTGAAGAATGGCCGGACAATTTCATTGTAAACAGCTTTGTCCCTCAGTCTGCGGTGATGCAGCAAATGGATATGGTGATTTGCCATGGAGGTTTCAATACCGTTAACGATACCTTCCGAAACGGATTGCCAATGCTGATCACGCCTATCGCCTACGATCATTTCCATATTGCCAAATTAATTGAGCAGGCAGGCTGTGGAATCAGTATCCGGTACAAGCGGCTGCGTGTGGATGCCCTTCGCGAAACGGTTTTTGAATTATTGGAAAATCCGAAATACAGAGCAGCCGCTCAGGAAGTCCGAAATACATTCACCCTTGCCGGAGGTAATGACAAAGCGGTAGAACTGTTAGAAAATTTTGTACAGGAACATTCAACATTAGCTTCTGTATAACCTATGAATCAACACATGAAAAGAAGATTGTTATTTGGTGAACGCATGTTATTGGGAGACGGAAAAGAACCGTTCAATGCGGTGATCCCTTTCAGACTGAGAGGAACCTTTACACTGGAACACATCCGCAGGGCTCTGGCTCAGATTCAGCATAAACATCCTTGGCTGAGAGCACTCATCAGCTATGATGAAAAAAATGTGCCCTGGTTTGAAGTACCGGAAACTCCTGTAGCCATACCGGTAAGGATTCTGCCCCGTCAAAGTGAGAACCAATGGCAGGAAGAGTCCAGGAAAGAATGGCACCTCCCATTTAACTATGAAAAGCTTCCTTTGATCCGCTTTGTATGGATCAAAGGGGAAGAAGTTTCGGATATGCTCTTTGCATTCCACCATTGTTTATGTGATGGTGGTTCTGCAATGGCCTTTTTATATGAATTTTTACAAGTATTGGATAATCCGTCCGCAGATATCGGGATAGAAAATCCTATTCTGGGCATTCAGGATGTAGTTCCATCGGCTATTTTAAAAAGCCGCAGACAGCAGATGAAGGCTAAATTAATCGGCAGGCTGGCAGCAACAGCTATCAAATGGATCCCTGTAAACAAAAAAGCTGTTGAACGCCAAACCGATTATCTCATCCACTGGAAGCTCGATCAAAAGGTAAGCAAACAGCTCATTGCCTACTGCAGATCCAATGAAATCACGGTGAATACCTTTTTAAGCGCGGCTGTACTGCAGGCCTTCAAAAAAGTAAAAGGAGCTGCAGCTTTCAATAAAGTTTCCTGCCCCGTAGATATCAGGCGTTTTGCTACGCAGATCAAGGAAGATCATATCTTTGCTTTCGGACTAATGATCGTAGTTTCATCTGACCATAAACTGGGCTTTTTAGACAATGTGCGCTCGATGCAGGAATCTGTGGAACGAAAGACCGCCAAGCTTAATCCATATATGACCATGATGGTAATGGAATCCGGGCATGATGCGCTGAATAATTTCACAAAGCTGCTGAAGAACGGAAAATCATCCAACGACTGTATGTTTTCCAATCTGGGGCGCATCCAGATCCCTCACCAGTATAAGGAATTTACGCTGGATACCATTTTCAGCCCTTCCGTGATTGGCCCTTTGGGCAATACCACTACCCTGGTTACCTCTACCTTCAGGGGAGAAATGGACTTTTCACTGGTGGGAAGCGAAGGGTATTTACCATATGTGGAAGCATTGGCCATCCGCGATGAAGTCATGAAGATTATTACCTTACAACTGGAATATTTAGCCGTATCATGATCAAAAGAAAATTAATGATGGTGGAAAGGATCATGTATGTAGATCCTGAAACCCCTTTAAACTGTGTTTATACGGCAAGGATCAACGGAGAGATTCCTGAACGGAATTTTACAATGGCCTTAGCTAAAATCCAGCAGAAACATCCCCTGCTGAGAGCTACCATCGATCATAAAAGTGAACGGTATCCCTTTTTTATTGAACAAAAAGAAATCGAGCCGATCCCACTCCGTATTGTTCCGCGACAGACCGATCAGGATTGGCTGGCAGAATCTGAAAGTGCATGGTTCCGCCTGTTTGAGAACGCGAAAAAGCCACTGGCAGAACTGGTATGGGTACAAGGACAGGATGTTTCGGAAATCCTTTGGGTGATGCCCCACTGCATTTCGGACGGAACAACGGGCGTAACCCTGATGCGGGAACTTCTTGCCCTGCTGGATAATCCTTTTTCTGAACTGCTCCCCTATCAGGCTTTTGACTCCGTTAATGATTTCCTGCCTTCAGACTTTAATACCGGCAGAAAGAAATACAAGGCTAACCTTTATTTGCTGTTCGCGAGAATATTCTTTTCTATCCAGCGGAAAAGCAAAAAAAGAAATCTTGGAAAAAATTACGCCATTCACTGGAAACTGAATCCTGCAGAAACACAGCTTATCACTGAAAAATGCAAAGCCAATGGCATTTCTGTACATGCTTTCCTGTGTTCCTCGGTGATGCAGGCCTTCCGGGATATCCAGGGAAAACGCGCCAAAGGGAAAGTGATCAGTCCTGTAGATGTCCGCCATTTTATTCCGGAGATCAAAGAAGATCATTTGTTTGCTTTTGCGCCAACGGTAGAGCTTTCACTGAAAAAAGGAAGCATGGATGTAATGGACAACGCCAAAGAGATCAAAAAAGACCTCATTGAGAAAATATCCAGAATGGAAGCCCGGGAACTGTTGTGGATGGGAGAACGTATGCACCCCATTGTTGAACGTATGATCAGCATGCTAAAATCCAGTGAAGGCGGGCATGATGTTACCTTATCCAATATGGGTAAGATCAATATCCCGAATGATTACAGAAATTTCAAACTGGAAACCATTTTCAGCCCAACGGTTGCATTTCCATGGCTGAATTCCAACACCCTGGTTACCAGTACGTACAACCAACAAATGGATTTCACCTTTATGTCCAATGAATATTTCCTTCCCCAAGAAGAAGCCCATCAAATAAAAGATAAAGCCACCGAGCTATTGACCACCTCTTTATGAAATTTAAATTTAAACCGCCACCACCTAAAAAAATCAAAAAAACCACTCTCAAACGCTTTTTATTAAAGCGGATGATCTATTATGTCCTTCCTAACGTATTTTTTAATTTTATCATTGCCTACGCAAGCTTCCAGGAACTGGGCTACACGCATTTTTTCTCCGGGACCCAAAACCTGGCCCGCCTCACCCTGCCCATGGCAATATTCCTGCCGGTGGTTCTTACCATTGACATCATCAAAAGGGTAACGGACGCTGCAAGCCAGGAAGCCATTGAATTTACGGTAGATAAACAACTTAATAGTAAAAAACTGATGACCAAACTGAGTATCTTACATGGTTTGATTACAGGTTCATTAGTATTATCCTTACTCTTTATAGGACAGTACAATTTCTCAAAAGAGTATAAGCTGGATGCTACAGCAATGGCTGTTGTAGTAGGAGTGCTCGCAGGAGTGCTTTCCGTGATTTTTGTATATCTGCCGGTATGGAGATTGAGGAAGTGGATGTGCAGGGTGGTGCCCTTACCTGCAGATATAAACCCTTAACCGTTTACACTATACTGCTGTATATCATTTAATTACAAACCAAATATGCTCACTATGGCTGGATGACTTTCAGGCCGCTTTGCATTCCGGCATGTTAACTGACTTAATTTTTTTCTTTAAAATGCAATATTTGGTAAATTTTTTATATTTATATAAATAATTTACAAGAATTTTTCTTGGACAGAATTAGTAATAATGTATGTACAAAATCACGGATCAGTTAAAAAATATAGGATTCAGTATCAATCGTTTAGATTATATTATCAATAGAAATAACAACAGAAGAGAATTAAGCACGTTAGAATATTTCTGTATTTACATCATTCTGGAAGATATCCAGTTAACGGTAGAAAATGTTTCCCACCCCATAAAAGGGGGAAATATTGCCTTTGTGGGTCCGCAAAAGAAAATAGTTTTTGGTGAGACCAAAAAATCTGATGTCTATGTGATTGCTTTTTCATCCAGTTTTTATGAAAGATCAACCAAAGACAGCCTTTTTATCAATTCCCAGCTTTTTTACAATTATGATTCTGATATTTTTATCGCTCCGTTCATCAATATAGAGCAGATGAAGGTGATCTTTATGGAACGGATGGAAAATTTCCGGAATAAGGATGAAAGCCTGTATATATCTGCTGCCCATAATGCAATAGAAAGACTGATCCTGGACGCTTTTTTACATATTCCCACCGAAGAAATCAAGAAAGATATTAAGTTTGACTATATGTATTATGTCAACCGGTTCAAGGTCCTGTTACAAAGAGATTACAAAAAGGCAAAAAAAGTTGCCTACTATGCCGGGGAACTTAATATCTCCTCAAGAAAACTCACTGAGATGACAGAATACGTACTTGGAAAAACAGCCAAGCACATCATCATCGAAAAACTGATCGCAGAATGCAGAAAAGCACTAAACTTTTCAAATTCTACAATTTCTGAAATATCTTATGAGCTGGGTTTCAGCAATGAAGGAAACTTTACCAATTTCATAAAAAAACATACCGGAAAAAATCCCTCAGAAATGAAATAATTTGTATATTTACCTAAATAACCTTTTGGGGAAAATTTAGGTTATATGCTTTCAAAATACGTTTTATTCATTGTATTATATTTTGCTTTTACAAAATCCTTTGCACAAGCATCAGACGGCATGCGACTTAATGTACGGCTGTATCCGGTGCAGATGCTTGCTATTGATACAGGATTTTCAGATGATGGCAGGAATGAATATTCCTCCCGGGAGTTTCAGTCTGTACTGATCTCCAGCCCGTCAGGATTTGAGTTAAAGGCTCATTATGAAGAATT contains:
- a CDS encoding AraC family transcriptional regulator translates to MYKITDQLKNIGFSINRLDYIINRNNNRRELSTLEYFCIYIILEDIQLTVENVSHPIKGGNIAFVGPQKKIVFGETKKSDVYVIAFSSSFYERSTKDSLFINSQLFYNYDSDIFIAPFINIEQMKVIFMERMENFRNKDESLYISAAHNAIERLILDAFLHIPTEEIKKDIKFDYMYYVNRFKVLLQRDYKKAKKVAYYAGELNISSRKLTEMTEYVLGKTAKHIIIEKLIAECRKALNFSNSTISEISYELGFSNEGNFTNFIKKHTGKNPSEMK
- a CDS encoding alpha/beta hydrolase, whose product is MPIITVNNRQVHIQELNKGAEQTVVLIHGMFSNLSIYYFNIAPVLAKHFHVVMYDLKSHGMSERFLNGYDLENMSSDLISLMDHLQLEKVHLAGYSFGGLIALKTALKYPERIHQLVITEAPDPKDDKTRNIMDEYSKEFLEHYVANFTDTTKVQMGKRQMEKNHRMYEFLFEQTSIKADMIREKHFLVEVPLHKLTAPTLLLYGADSNCRPTGEWLQTQISGSELELIPGDHNIPIQEPHLIAETIAQFLSKILTQNHG
- a CDS encoding nucleotide disphospho-sugar-binding domain-containing protein, with protein sequence MSPTLSVGASLIARGHEVKWFGITPLDSKHIPEGGSYFYPEQDLIPYQEEIARILKRQDDGPACSGPEVMKLALEETYVPFAKMMMPGLTRLTESWMPDVIVNDCITFGGALFAHKHHIPCVTTTPVPPDVMGDTEKSAPKIWEWQQNLIKDLQKEVGIHEEGIYIHSHKLNMVFTSQAFAGFETVPSHMKFVGPVKGRPNDAPFDWDKLNASTTPKIFVSLGTLLVDIRKSFFEKIIAAFAGQPVTVVAATPPEIFEEWPDNFIVNSFVPQSAVMQQMDMVICHGGFNTVNDTFRNGLPMLITPIAYDHFHIAKLIEQAGCGISIRYKRLRVDALRETVFELLENPKYRAAAQEVRNTFTLAGGNDKAVELLENFVQEHSTLASV
- a CDS encoding nucleotide disphospho-sugar-binding domain-containing protein, with amino-acid sequence MAKFAFIVPPLTGHVNPTLSIGATLLERGHEVAWISLDPTLEAKLPEGGKLLLIQYDQTDEEKKESEQYLDIISKKVVYGIDSVKFLYEEVLIPLNRHCYKGIVALLKTEQPDLIIGDHQLFAAPVAAKALGIPYATSVTAPAAIKIMNELPKVHEWEVNQIIDLQKELGFHEERSLATSDLLTLVLTSNYFFGDMEDLAPQYKFTGPVLTERRISCEFDWDRLKNATNKKILVSIGTTFDHDHKKAFFQKVIDAFKDEDLTVVVVSDPQLFEQWPENFMVYQQVPQLDLLPHLDGVVCHGGHNTVSETLSNGIPLVVIPIAYDQSHVAGRVVRTEAGERLNFNRFKANHLKEAVQQILNNPSYRKAAQKVGQSFVEAGGAATAANLLEQAISKASKPEKPV
- a CDS encoding condensation domain-containing protein — protein: MKRRLLFGERMLLGDGKEPFNAVIPFRLRGTFTLEHIRRALAQIQHKHPWLRALISYDEKNVPWFEVPETPVAIPVRILPRQSENQWQEESRKEWHLPFNYEKLPLIRFVWIKGEEVSDMLFAFHHCLCDGGSAMAFLYEFLQVLDNPSADIGIENPILGIQDVVPSAILKSRRQQMKAKLIGRLAATAIKWIPVNKKAVERQTDYLIHWKLDQKVSKQLIAYCRSNEITVNTFLSAAVLQAFKKVKGAAAFNKVSCPVDIRRFATQIKEDHIFAFGLMIVVSSDHKLGFLDNVRSMQESVERKTAKLNPYMTMMVMESGHDALNNFTKLLKNGKSSNDCMFSNLGRIQIPHQYKEFTLDTIFSPSVIGPLGNTTTLVTSTFRGEMDFSLVGSEGYLPYVEALAIRDEVMKIITLQLEYLAVS